A single Vulpes lagopus strain Blue_001 chromosome 3, ASM1834538v1, whole genome shotgun sequence DNA region contains:
- the AMPD2 gene encoding AMP deaminase 2 isoform X3: MASEARGGLGAPPLQSARSLPGPAPCLKHFPLDLRTSMDGKCKEIAEELFSRSLAESELRSAPYEFPEESPIEQLEERRQRLERQISQDVKLEPDILLRAKQDFLKTDSDSDLQLYKEKGEGQGDRGLRERDVVLEREFQRVTISGEEKCGVPFTDLLDAAKSVVRALFIREKYMALSLQSFCPTTRRYLQQLAEKPLETRTYEQGPDTPVSADAPVHPPALEQHPYEYCEPSTMPGDLGLGLRMVQGVVHVYTRREADEHCSEVELPYPDLQEFVADVNVLMALIINGPIKSFCYRRLQYLSSKFQMHVLLNEMKELAAQKKVPHRDFYNIRKVDTHIHASSCMNQKHLLRFIKRAMKRHLEEIVHVEQGREQTLREVFESMNLTAYDLSVDTLDMHADRNTFHRFDKFNAKYNPIGESVLREIFIKTDNRVSGKYFAHIIKEVMSDLEESKYQNAELRLSIYGRSRDEWDKLACWAVKHRVHSPNVRWLVQVPRLFDVYRTKGQLANFQEMLENIFLPLFEATVHPASHPELHLFLEHVDGFDSVDDESKPENHVFNLESPLPEAWVEEDNPPYAYYLYYTFANMAMLNHLRRQRGFHTFVLRPHCGEAGPIHHLVSAFMLAENISHGLLLRKAPVLQYLYYLAQIGIAMSPLSNNSLFLSYHRNPLPEYLSRGLMVSLSTDDPLQFHFTKEPLMEEYSIATQVWKLSSCDMCELARNSVLMSGFSHKVKSHWLGPNYTKEGPEGNDIRRTNVPDIRVGYRYETLCQELALITQAVQSEMLETIPEEAGVTTSPGPQ; the protein is encoded by the exons AGGCTcggggtgggctgggggcccctcCGCTGCAGTCTGCCCGGTCcctgccaggccctgccccctgcctcaaGCACTTCCCACTCGACCTACGCACGTCAATGGATGGCAAATGCAAGGAGATCGCTGAG GAGCTGTTCAGCCGCTCCCTGGCTGAGAGCGAGCTCCGCAGCGCCCCGTACGAGTTCCCTGAGGAGAGCCCCATTGAGCAGCTGGAGGAGCGGAGGCAGCGCCTGGAGAGGCAGATCAGCCAGGATGTCAA GCTGGAGCCAGACATCCTGCTTCGGGCCAAGCAAGATTTCCTGAAGACAGACAGTGACTCAGACCTCCA GCTCTACAAGGAGAAGGGCGAGGGGCAAGGCGACCGGGGCCTACGAGAAAGAGACGTGGTGCTAGAGCGAGAATTTCAGCGGGTCACCATCTCTGGCGAGGAGAAGTGTGGG GTGCCGTTCACCGACCTGCTGGACGCAGCCAAGAGTGTGGTGCGGGCGCTCTTCATCCGGGAGAAGTACATGGCCCTGTCGCTGCAGAGCTTCTGCCCCACGACCCGCCGGTACCTGCAGCAGCTGGCTGAGAAGCCCCTGGAGACGCGGACCTACGAGCAGGGCCCCGACACCCCTGTGTCCGCTG ATGCCCCGGTGCACCCCCCTGCGCTGGAGCAGCACCCATACGAGTACTGTGAGCCAAGCACCATGCCCGGGGACCTGGGCTTGGGTCTGCGCATGGTGCAGGGCGTGGTGCATGTCTACACCCGCAGGGAAGCCGATGAGCA TTGCTCAGAGGTGGAGCTGCCATACCCTGACCTGCAGGAATTCGTGGCAGATGTCAATGTGTTGATGGCCCTGATAATCAATGGCCCCAT AAAGTCCTTCTGCTACCGCCGGCTACAGTACCTGAGCTCCAAATTCCAGATGCACGTGCTGCTCAACGAGATGAAGGAGCTGGCTGCCCAGAAGAAGGTGCCACACCGAGATTTCTACAACATCCGGAAG GTGGACACACACATCCATGCCTCGTCCTGCATGAACCAGAAGCACCTGCTGCGCTTCATCAAACGGGCAATGAAGCGACACCTGGAGGAGATCGTGCATGTGGAGCAGGGCCGCGAGCAGACGCTGCGGGAGGTGTTCGAGAGCATGAATCTCACTGCTTATGACCTGAGTGTGGACACGCTGGACATGCACGCG GACAGGAACACCTTCCATCGTTTTGACAAGTTCAATGCCAAATACAACCCCATTGGGGAGTCTGTCCTCCGAGAGATCTTCATCAAGACTGACAACAGGGTTTCTGGAAAGTACTTTGCTCACATTATCAAG gaGGTGATGTCAGATTTGGAGGAGAGCAAATACCAGAATGCGGAGCTGCGGCTCTCCATCTACGGGCGCTCCAGGGATGAGTGGGACAAGCTGGCCTGCTGGGCCGTGAAGCACCGAGTACACTCTCCCAATGTGCGCTGGCTCGTGCAAGTGCCACGCCTCTT CGACGTGTACCGCACCAAGGGCCAGCTGGCCAACTTCCAGGAGATGCTGGAGAACATCTTCCTGCCACTGTTTGAGGCCACCGTGCACCCTGCCAGCCACCCAGAGCTGCACCTCTTCTTGGAACAC GTGGATGGCTTTGACAGCGTGGATGATGAGTCTAAGCCCGAGAATCACGTCTTCAACCTGGAGAGCCCTCTCCCCGAGGCTTGGGTGGAGGAGGACAACCCACCCTACGCCTACTACCTATACTACACCTTTGCCAACATGGCCATGCTGAACCACCTGCGCAG GCAGAGGGGCTTCCACACGTTTGTACTGAGGCCGCACTGTGGGGAAGCAGGGCCCATCCACCACCTGGTGTCAGCCTTCATGCTGGCGGAGAACATTTCTCACGGGCTGCTTCTGCGCAAG GCCCCGGTCCTGCAGTACCTGTATTACCTGGCCCAGATTGGTATCGCTATGTCTCCGCTCAGCAACAACAGCCTCTTCCTCAGCTACCACCGGAACCCACTACCTGAGTACCTGTCACGTGGTCTCATGGTCTCGCTGTCCACGGATGATCCCCTGCAGTTCCACTTCACCAAG GAACCACTGATGGAGGAGTATAGCATTGCCACCCAGGTGTGGAAGCTCAGCTCCTGCGACATGTGTGAGCTGGCACGCAACAGTGTGCTCATGAGCGGCTTCTCCCACAAG GTGAAGAGCCACTGGCTGGGACCCAACTATACCAAGGAGGGCCCCGAGGGCAATGACATCCGCCGTACCAACGTGCCGGACATCCGTGTGGGCTACCGCTACGAGACTCTGTGCCAGGAGCTGGCGCTCATCACACAGGCTGTCCAGAGTGAGATGCTGGAGACCATCCCAGAGGAGGCCGGGGTCACCACCAGCCCGGGGCCTCAGTGA
- the AMPD2 gene encoding AMP deaminase 2 isoform X2 translates to MWQGQAPLVRLRVPPPSPRREPWHPTHPAPAAPRPNIPLRSWPACRPPLQCQELFSRSLAESELRSAPYEFPEESPIEQLEERRQRLERQISQDVKLEPDILLRAKQDFLKTDSDSDLQLYKEKGEGQGDRGLRERDVVLEREFQRVTISGEEKCGVPFTDLLDAAKSVVRALFIREKYMALSLQSFCPTTRRYLQQLAEKPLETRTYEQGPDTPVSADAPVHPPALEQHPYEYCEPSTMPGDLGLGLRMVQGVVHVYTRREADEHCSEVELPYPDLQEFVADVNVLMALIINGPIKSFCYRRLQYLSSKFQMHVLLNEMKELAAQKKVPHRDFYNIRKVDTHIHASSCMNQKHLLRFIKRAMKRHLEEIVHVEQGREQTLREVFESMNLTAYDLSVDTLDMHADRNTFHRFDKFNAKYNPIGESVLREIFIKTDNRVSGKYFAHIIKEVMSDLEESKYQNAELRLSIYGRSRDEWDKLACWAVKHRVHSPNVRWLVQVPRLFDVYRTKGQLANFQEMLENIFLPLFEATVHPASHPELHLFLEHVDGFDSVDDESKPENHVFNLESPLPEAWVEEDNPPYAYYLYYTFANMAMLNHLRRQRGFHTFVLRPHCGEAGPIHHLVSAFMLAENISHGLLLRKAPVLQYLYYLAQIGIAMSPLSNNSLFLSYHRNPLPEYLSRGLMVSLSTDDPLQFHFTKEPLMEEYSIATQVWKLSSCDMCELARNSVLMSGFSHKVKSHWLGPNYTKEGPEGNDIRRTNVPDIRVGYRYETLCQELALITQAVQSEMLETIPEEAGVTTSPGPQ, encoded by the exons GAGCTGTTCAGCCGCTCCCTGGCTGAGAGCGAGCTCCGCAGCGCCCCGTACGAGTTCCCTGAGGAGAGCCCCATTGAGCAGCTGGAGGAGCGGAGGCAGCGCCTGGAGAGGCAGATCAGCCAGGATGTCAA GCTGGAGCCAGACATCCTGCTTCGGGCCAAGCAAGATTTCCTGAAGACAGACAGTGACTCAGACCTCCA GCTCTACAAGGAGAAGGGCGAGGGGCAAGGCGACCGGGGCCTACGAGAAAGAGACGTGGTGCTAGAGCGAGAATTTCAGCGGGTCACCATCTCTGGCGAGGAGAAGTGTGGG GTGCCGTTCACCGACCTGCTGGACGCAGCCAAGAGTGTGGTGCGGGCGCTCTTCATCCGGGAGAAGTACATGGCCCTGTCGCTGCAGAGCTTCTGCCCCACGACCCGCCGGTACCTGCAGCAGCTGGCTGAGAAGCCCCTGGAGACGCGGACCTACGAGCAGGGCCCCGACACCCCTGTGTCCGCTG ATGCCCCGGTGCACCCCCCTGCGCTGGAGCAGCACCCATACGAGTACTGTGAGCCAAGCACCATGCCCGGGGACCTGGGCTTGGGTCTGCGCATGGTGCAGGGCGTGGTGCATGTCTACACCCGCAGGGAAGCCGATGAGCA TTGCTCAGAGGTGGAGCTGCCATACCCTGACCTGCAGGAATTCGTGGCAGATGTCAATGTGTTGATGGCCCTGATAATCAATGGCCCCAT AAAGTCCTTCTGCTACCGCCGGCTACAGTACCTGAGCTCCAAATTCCAGATGCACGTGCTGCTCAACGAGATGAAGGAGCTGGCTGCCCAGAAGAAGGTGCCACACCGAGATTTCTACAACATCCGGAAG GTGGACACACACATCCATGCCTCGTCCTGCATGAACCAGAAGCACCTGCTGCGCTTCATCAAACGGGCAATGAAGCGACACCTGGAGGAGATCGTGCATGTGGAGCAGGGCCGCGAGCAGACGCTGCGGGAGGTGTTCGAGAGCATGAATCTCACTGCTTATGACCTGAGTGTGGACACGCTGGACATGCACGCG GACAGGAACACCTTCCATCGTTTTGACAAGTTCAATGCCAAATACAACCCCATTGGGGAGTCTGTCCTCCGAGAGATCTTCATCAAGACTGACAACAGGGTTTCTGGAAAGTACTTTGCTCACATTATCAAG gaGGTGATGTCAGATTTGGAGGAGAGCAAATACCAGAATGCGGAGCTGCGGCTCTCCATCTACGGGCGCTCCAGGGATGAGTGGGACAAGCTGGCCTGCTGGGCCGTGAAGCACCGAGTACACTCTCCCAATGTGCGCTGGCTCGTGCAAGTGCCACGCCTCTT CGACGTGTACCGCACCAAGGGCCAGCTGGCCAACTTCCAGGAGATGCTGGAGAACATCTTCCTGCCACTGTTTGAGGCCACCGTGCACCCTGCCAGCCACCCAGAGCTGCACCTCTTCTTGGAACAC GTGGATGGCTTTGACAGCGTGGATGATGAGTCTAAGCCCGAGAATCACGTCTTCAACCTGGAGAGCCCTCTCCCCGAGGCTTGGGTGGAGGAGGACAACCCACCCTACGCCTACTACCTATACTACACCTTTGCCAACATGGCCATGCTGAACCACCTGCGCAG GCAGAGGGGCTTCCACACGTTTGTACTGAGGCCGCACTGTGGGGAAGCAGGGCCCATCCACCACCTGGTGTCAGCCTTCATGCTGGCGGAGAACATTTCTCACGGGCTGCTTCTGCGCAAG GCCCCGGTCCTGCAGTACCTGTATTACCTGGCCCAGATTGGTATCGCTATGTCTCCGCTCAGCAACAACAGCCTCTTCCTCAGCTACCACCGGAACCCACTACCTGAGTACCTGTCACGTGGTCTCATGGTCTCGCTGTCCACGGATGATCCCCTGCAGTTCCACTTCACCAAG GAACCACTGATGGAGGAGTATAGCATTGCCACCCAGGTGTGGAAGCTCAGCTCCTGCGACATGTGTGAGCTGGCACGCAACAGTGTGCTCATGAGCGGCTTCTCCCACAAG GTGAAGAGCCACTGGCTGGGACCCAACTATACCAAGGAGGGCCCCGAGGGCAATGACATCCGCCGTACCAACGTGCCGGACATCCGTGTGGGCTACCGCTACGAGACTCTGTGCCAGGAGCTGGCGCTCATCACACAGGCTGTCCAGAGTGAGATGCTGGAGACCATCCCAGAGGAGGCCGGGGTCACCACCAGCCCGGGGCCTCAGTGA
- the AMPD2 gene encoding AMP deaminase 2 isoform X4: MDGKCKEIAEELFSRSLAESELRSAPYEFPEESPIEQLEERRQRLERQISQDVKLEPDILLRAKQDFLKTDSDSDLQLYKEKGEGQGDRGLRERDVVLEREFQRVTISGEEKCGVPFTDLLDAAKSVVRALFIREKYMALSLQSFCPTTRRYLQQLAEKPLETRTYEQGPDTPVSADAPVHPPALEQHPYEYCEPSTMPGDLGLGLRMVQGVVHVYTRREADEHCSEVELPYPDLQEFVADVNVLMALIINGPIKSFCYRRLQYLSSKFQMHVLLNEMKELAAQKKVPHRDFYNIRKVDTHIHASSCMNQKHLLRFIKRAMKRHLEEIVHVEQGREQTLREVFESMNLTAYDLSVDTLDMHADRNTFHRFDKFNAKYNPIGESVLREIFIKTDNRVSGKYFAHIIKEVMSDLEESKYQNAELRLSIYGRSRDEWDKLACWAVKHRVHSPNVRWLVQVPRLFDVYRTKGQLANFQEMLENIFLPLFEATVHPASHPELHLFLEHVDGFDSVDDESKPENHVFNLESPLPEAWVEEDNPPYAYYLYYTFANMAMLNHLRRQRGFHTFVLRPHCGEAGPIHHLVSAFMLAENISHGLLLRKAPVLQYLYYLAQIGIAMSPLSNNSLFLSYHRNPLPEYLSRGLMVSLSTDDPLQFHFTKEPLMEEYSIATQVWKLSSCDMCELARNSVLMSGFSHKVKSHWLGPNYTKEGPEGNDIRRTNVPDIRVGYRYETLCQELALITQAVQSEMLETIPEEAGVTTSPGPQ; encoded by the exons ATGGATGGCAAATGCAAGGAGATCGCTGAG GAGCTGTTCAGCCGCTCCCTGGCTGAGAGCGAGCTCCGCAGCGCCCCGTACGAGTTCCCTGAGGAGAGCCCCATTGAGCAGCTGGAGGAGCGGAGGCAGCGCCTGGAGAGGCAGATCAGCCAGGATGTCAA GCTGGAGCCAGACATCCTGCTTCGGGCCAAGCAAGATTTCCTGAAGACAGACAGTGACTCAGACCTCCA GCTCTACAAGGAGAAGGGCGAGGGGCAAGGCGACCGGGGCCTACGAGAAAGAGACGTGGTGCTAGAGCGAGAATTTCAGCGGGTCACCATCTCTGGCGAGGAGAAGTGTGGG GTGCCGTTCACCGACCTGCTGGACGCAGCCAAGAGTGTGGTGCGGGCGCTCTTCATCCGGGAGAAGTACATGGCCCTGTCGCTGCAGAGCTTCTGCCCCACGACCCGCCGGTACCTGCAGCAGCTGGCTGAGAAGCCCCTGGAGACGCGGACCTACGAGCAGGGCCCCGACACCCCTGTGTCCGCTG ATGCCCCGGTGCACCCCCCTGCGCTGGAGCAGCACCCATACGAGTACTGTGAGCCAAGCACCATGCCCGGGGACCTGGGCTTGGGTCTGCGCATGGTGCAGGGCGTGGTGCATGTCTACACCCGCAGGGAAGCCGATGAGCA TTGCTCAGAGGTGGAGCTGCCATACCCTGACCTGCAGGAATTCGTGGCAGATGTCAATGTGTTGATGGCCCTGATAATCAATGGCCCCAT AAAGTCCTTCTGCTACCGCCGGCTACAGTACCTGAGCTCCAAATTCCAGATGCACGTGCTGCTCAACGAGATGAAGGAGCTGGCTGCCCAGAAGAAGGTGCCACACCGAGATTTCTACAACATCCGGAAG GTGGACACACACATCCATGCCTCGTCCTGCATGAACCAGAAGCACCTGCTGCGCTTCATCAAACGGGCAATGAAGCGACACCTGGAGGAGATCGTGCATGTGGAGCAGGGCCGCGAGCAGACGCTGCGGGAGGTGTTCGAGAGCATGAATCTCACTGCTTATGACCTGAGTGTGGACACGCTGGACATGCACGCG GACAGGAACACCTTCCATCGTTTTGACAAGTTCAATGCCAAATACAACCCCATTGGGGAGTCTGTCCTCCGAGAGATCTTCATCAAGACTGACAACAGGGTTTCTGGAAAGTACTTTGCTCACATTATCAAG gaGGTGATGTCAGATTTGGAGGAGAGCAAATACCAGAATGCGGAGCTGCGGCTCTCCATCTACGGGCGCTCCAGGGATGAGTGGGACAAGCTGGCCTGCTGGGCCGTGAAGCACCGAGTACACTCTCCCAATGTGCGCTGGCTCGTGCAAGTGCCACGCCTCTT CGACGTGTACCGCACCAAGGGCCAGCTGGCCAACTTCCAGGAGATGCTGGAGAACATCTTCCTGCCACTGTTTGAGGCCACCGTGCACCCTGCCAGCCACCCAGAGCTGCACCTCTTCTTGGAACAC GTGGATGGCTTTGACAGCGTGGATGATGAGTCTAAGCCCGAGAATCACGTCTTCAACCTGGAGAGCCCTCTCCCCGAGGCTTGGGTGGAGGAGGACAACCCACCCTACGCCTACTACCTATACTACACCTTTGCCAACATGGCCATGCTGAACCACCTGCGCAG GCAGAGGGGCTTCCACACGTTTGTACTGAGGCCGCACTGTGGGGAAGCAGGGCCCATCCACCACCTGGTGTCAGCCTTCATGCTGGCGGAGAACATTTCTCACGGGCTGCTTCTGCGCAAG GCCCCGGTCCTGCAGTACCTGTATTACCTGGCCCAGATTGGTATCGCTATGTCTCCGCTCAGCAACAACAGCCTCTTCCTCAGCTACCACCGGAACCCACTACCTGAGTACCTGTCACGTGGTCTCATGGTCTCGCTGTCCACGGATGATCCCCTGCAGTTCCACTTCACCAAG GAACCACTGATGGAGGAGTATAGCATTGCCACCCAGGTGTGGAAGCTCAGCTCCTGCGACATGTGTGAGCTGGCACGCAACAGTGTGCTCATGAGCGGCTTCTCCCACAAG GTGAAGAGCCACTGGCTGGGACCCAACTATACCAAGGAGGGCCCCGAGGGCAATGACATCCGCCGTACCAACGTGCCGGACATCCGTGTGGGCTACCGCTACGAGACTCTGTGCCAGGAGCTGGCGCTCATCACACAGGCTGTCCAGAGTGAGATGCTGGAGACCATCCCAGAGGAGGCCGGGGTCACCACCAGCCCGGGGCCTCAGTGA